In the genome of Parasteatoda tepidariorum isolate YZ-2023 chromosome 10, CAS_Ptep_4.0, whole genome shotgun sequence, the window ccggcccttgtaaacaatatttaaaattattcgaaacttattaaagataattagGAATATGCAAGGAATTCTGTTAAGCCTACTTTCATTGCTTCACCTTTTTAGAAGCCTTGTTAAAATAACaccaaaaaatcttttgattagTTGTAAGACATTGCACTTAgttgggaaaataaaaatacttttatcgaTATCTATGGAATCACTAGttaagaagacaagggaaattcTAAAACCAACGAGATATCCTGAGAAAATTTTtaggtgttttaaaaaaaaaaatttcggtttctttcaccaaaaaaaaaaaaaaaagctggttGTTATGACTTCCTTTTTTATGATGTAACttccttttttataaacattcttatttttacctctttcaaatagttattttgGATACTTAATGTGTTTGCTCTCTACTTCATTTTCttacaattctaaaaatatgtataaaaggTGGTCTCTATTAAGCACTGTATAGTTTGAATTGAACactatttacataatttttcaggAAATTCTAAGAACGatttttagattataatttaaatgtttcattgagtcattttttttaatttctttttttttatgaatttctcagAGATTTCTTTATGTAAAACAGTTAGGaacatgtttattatttttatttctaataaaaaaaaaatcttacagtTTAATGTaccaaaactgaaaattatttagcattttacaaaaaaaaatgaagaaaaaaacaaaaaaacatcaCCGTTTTTATGTATGGTAATACTAGTGCCAATAGTGAATCATGGCACTGAAATTAATCTCTTTATTACTTTCATTTGTTTAACTGtttctaaaaaatcttaaatgtggcagaaattaaatcaatgaacaaaattaacctattcaactttttaatgaaaacttattaaacttTGAGATGACTTTCACTTGATCTTGACATCAATTGATCATTTTTAGGAACAGTGGAGGGGATTTCTGCATCAGTGAACTAGTCGTTATACTTTTAATCTTTAAAGGGTTAGATCCTTTAATACTGGTACTTAAACACttaaaactacataaatatatggcaaactaattttttctgcatttctaTTAGTTTCATATGTTTTTGTAGTTACTTCACTAGTCGCCCTTTCAACCCTTCTTCCTTATACTTAGGGCAATCCGggttgctttaaataattttctatttcttttccaTATCAGAAACCTTGCGTTGACCGTGCTTCTCActttcataactcaaaaactGGGAGatgaaacaatatgaaattttgcaCATATTTAGAGAAATGTTTTAGGATATCAAAATGTTGTTCatgttattttagatttatttgcgttcaagttgaaaatttcttttttgagcCGCGTAATCTAGTTAAGAGAATACTAGCAggggaattattatttttttaaagtcaagtaCTCGTATGTCTGTAAATGCGTGATTCGTCAcacttagattaaattttgaattagttttaaaatgatttaataattttgacttcttttCTGATGTAAAGAAAACACTAATtgcaatgaaattataatttaacaatttatataaagtaatattgAAAGTTCTTTAAGGAAACTCTCAATAAAGAACTCTGTATGGAATGGTAGCAAATAATTCTCAAAGATCTCAAGATTGTGATTGATCACAAGAACGTCTCGATGAATCGTTCGCCAATCAGCTCCTGAAAACTTGTTGATGTACTAATAGCCAGGCTCAGAACTAAATCTTTTCCAGTGCAAATTGATAGAAAAACCAAAGTTGCGGAGGTGTAGAGGTGTAGACACAAACGGAGGTGTAGTCCAAAATGCTCGTAAATGATCCCTTCCGATCCTAGTCTCTTCAAAATCCAAATTTACTGATATCTTGCACTTATTTTTCAATCCTCGAACCAAACTCCAATCCAAATTTTACCAAGCCACAAACCGCTTCTGACTTTTCACTGCAactttctgctttttttttttttgcttttttttcccagCCTCAAGCATAAGCTTCGTTAATAGAAAcatagagctataagctaaaGCAAAAAGCTCGTCGCTCATTTCTACAATTTACAATCAACACCAAAGTTTGTTATGAATCGTGACTATTGTCttgttagatattttataaaataaatcaataatactcctatttgattttttctatCTGTTTTTGTTTCGTATTTCCTAACTTGCGCACACTTTTTCCCAAAGATTGTTGAATAAGGATATGTTCCAAATACagggaaattttttatctagactttgaaactttcataatttaaaatgtggtGCTTTCTCTAttcaatgttataaataaatataaataaatagtctATTTTCACGTATCTTGGACAAAAACAATCGCAATTcttgtttaattgaaattaagcattattttcaattgagAAAACCTTAAGCGGAGATGATAAGTATTTAATTCTACAAAACGTGGTTCTCGAagatgtaataataaaatagtcatCTTCATGTGAGCAGAAAAGTTGTTTAAACAAAAGCTCTTATGTTCCTCATTGGTGCATATTCATAAGTAACCTTATTAGTGTAAAATGTGTGAAGTCTATAATACAGATGAGTGTAATTTGAATGAACCAGAGtgtaatttaaatgaacaagagtgtaatttaaatgaacaatcTCTTGTTCCTTCTGGAGAGAGACCATATGTATGCAGTGTGTGTAATAGGTCTTTCAAttggaaatctaatttaaaccAACATTATTCTGTTCATTCTGATGAAAAGCCTTATTCATGCAATGTGTGTGATAAAAGATTCTCCCAGAAATATTACTTAACTAAACATTCACTTGTCCATAAGGCAGAGAAGCCTTACTCATGTGCTGTGtgtgataaaaaattcttaCGAACGGACAGTCTGCATGCACATTCTCGTATTCATACTGGAGAGAGGCCTTATTCATGTAAAGTGTGTAATAAAGCTTTTACTatgaaatcttatttaaatgaacaCTCCCTCATTCATACTGGAGAGAAACCATATTCATGTAGTGTGTGTGTTAGATCTTTCTCAAGGAAATCAGATTTAAATAGGCACTCTCTTGTTCATATTGGTGAAAAAATCTATTCATGCAGTGTGTGTAATAAATCTTTCACACACAAACGtggtttaaataaacattatgttgttcatactggtgaaaagCCTTATTCATGCAATTTCTGTGATAAAACATTCTCgcagaaaactaatttaaatcttCATTATCCTGTTCATAGTGGTGAAAGGCCTCATTCATGCAGCGTGTGTGGTAAATCTTTTGCACATAAACGTagcttaaataaacattatgtGGTTCACACTGGAGAAAAGCCTTATTCATGTAACGTGTGTGATAAATCTTTCACACAGAAAGCTAATTTAGATAAACACCATCGTGTTCATATTGGGGAGAAACCTTTTTCTTGCAGTGTGTGTGGTAAATTTTTCACACAGAAATCTAATTTAGATAGACATTCTCTTGTTCATACAGAGAAAGACTTTATTCATAGTGTGGGTAATGTGTGATAAAACATTCTTGGTTTGAGCTACCCGTTTAAATGTACATTCTCGTTTTTATGTTGGATCAACTACAAGATTTCCCtagtttttacacattttcAGTGGTAACCATagtaaatacaatatttcaattttcagaaacaattgtacaagttaaaaatattgtatgaatCTATACGTATTTcgtagaaatttaaataaacttaataattacattgttttaatttttgtaaacaattttaaataaatcttaataaaaatccaaattttatcatcatttcttaataaatggtttatatGTTAAACCTTTAACGTAGGTATGTCATTAtgattagtattaaaaatactatatattataatgaaattagagaaaaaagtactggaaatattttaaatgatgacaaagtatgtttttttttcttgttaaaaagaTGGATCATGACACCAAATGAAAAATCTAAACAGTGCACGTGATTGGCTGAGATTCAACctctgataattattttaagatgatCTGAGTCAGATTTTAAGGAATTCTACTCCTAGTAGCAGAAACTCTTCACACTACTTGATTATTACAGCATCTGCAAATTATCTTTtctctaaatttcatttttaaaagagaaaaaacaaaggAAAGGGGTGTAATTGttgagatttcttttttaaatacctcTTAAacttgtttctaataatctgaattgaaagaacaaaaagtaaaaaagttttccCTCTGTTACTTGATCGCAGCAAAATAATTTGGAGCGTCATTGGACCCCGATGCAGAATTGTCAAATTAacccaatattttatattcattattcagccAAAGCCTTAAATTGGCTTTATATAGGCCGATATTGACCCtatataggaccaatattaaaaaatctagacatggCGATATTGTTTCCTCTGTGCATGTTCATATCGGACCCATATTGTACCAATTTTGAGCTTAACTGGggccaaaataaaaatgttgctgGGAAGACTTAACTGTTTAAGAatccattatttctttttagtatcGTATGAAATTCAACTTAAGTTAGGCAACCTTAAGTcttcatgtttaatttttaatgacctTGTGAGTAGTTATATGATCGATcatgtgtaatttttaatgatttgcaACTGGTATAATAAATTGactggattttttaaaatttttattataacctcagtgttttcatcatagaaaaaaaatgggtgagaatttctcaccctttctcaaaaacagggtgagaattcaaaaagttaagtgagatttctaaaaactaaaaaaaacacaaaaactcttgaaaaaaaatcatttctttaattctaatacattttaacgtcttctattttttaaagcattgaatatttttggtgcatcatcatagaagattttgcctttacaaggtatttgtccttcttacataagtgcataaaaaatttgaacgtcttacatgaagaagccttacctacggtaaacacgtggtggctgagaaatgtgttctgaaaggggttctgttgttcgaaaagtttctgaacaatactggtaaatagggaggctagataatggggcagatgttgaaaataatgtaagatccaggaagaaaagtgaaacggattttattctaaatggcgtaattcgaTGCTTTTTCGAAAATGCGAGAAATtggcaaattttgaaattgatttacagaatgcgcgaatttctcgcggtaatcattttttattgcgagaaaagaaaaaaatatgcgagattctcgcgctgtagtgaaaacactgaacCTCTTTCTTGCTGCATTGAAATCATAtataaatttggatttatgTAGATAGTGCTGCAGATTCAATCTGTAAATGTGTAAATTCAATTACATATAGTTTTCATCTGTGTTTGACCCCCCCCCCTCCCATTAGCTCAAAAGGAGTGACTGGGCAGTGTAAAGGGGTTAGTGTAAGATTATGGTCACTGGAGTGCCAATGACCATGTATAAATTCTGCCATTGTGGGAATCGCAACTTGGCTCCACATAACGTAAAAATATAGCCTTTTTCTCTTAAAACAATTGACTGTGCGTGCTCCAGAAATCAAGACTGCGAAATGATGGGGGAAAATTTGGATCAAGATGGTGTGAAGAGCCTAATGCGGAGATTGTCTCTCTAAcaatttcattacaatttcgaaaaaaatttgtttaactatttaagataaaaaaacaaaattgtgtatttttttttcttcaaaaaaataacagaaagcatagtaaaaaaattttaaggttttaaatatagttattaaaatatcagattCTATACcagcatatttaattaaatgttctgaaaaacaacttttgattataaaattaattcattttcatgatgcttaaatattatattaaaattttttggatgtgaaataacatttttaaatgatatttttgatacttcaaaaaatatgatgaccatacttaaataaaaaattagcctTACCTTACATATAAAAAGTGGGGTATGAAAACTCCATTTTTGCAATgatattgaaacaaaacttaagtttaaaatgaaaaatgtttaatagatATATTAGatggtaattaaaaaatgtaaattactaGTTTGTTCAATCTGCTTGACTTGTAAAAAGCTTGTACTTCATCCACCAAACGTATGACATTTTAAATGGTTGTCTACATTTCTTCAGTGtctgtagcatttttaaaaagtgcttaaaggtgcttattttcattttttaaaaagcccttTAAGGTACTTGGTgtgtttttaaaaggtgcttaattttccttttacgaaaatgagaatttttttctttaccatatcGATTTTCGGtgtgtattatgcaaaagcgtgttTTTCGCATTGCTCTATTCAATGTCTGCATGATTCATTCAACCACATTCCATTTTGGCGTGCCGTCGGTACGTAACGTATGTTAGCGCCAATCATGTTACATGTTTGAGGAAATACTTGGGTGTGACTACTGAGCTtagttcggtgagattcttgcactcttatgtgcaactctgctgcattcttaatttcaggtttcattttccaccctctgaaatctaACCGAAatatctctctctctttttatggtggctaatataatcaagaaaaagagttctttgtcagaaactggttattttatcatgatcatgtaaagtgtttgaacattattttgcattttgttaatgtatatagtgcataaaaatatttttttagtgcttttttaagcactcaaaaaatactttagagGTGCTTGATTTTTGTTGAGAGGTTTGACTATGCACCCTGTTCTTTCTGGAATAGTCTTTATTGGTAAATCCTTACATTCATGGAATTCagtatgtagtttaaaaaatttaaataagggTAAAGAAGCATAAATCCCTAGGCTGCAGTAATTAACTAtgcaaaaacttatatttttattattacattgtaagtattttacataaataaaaaatgctgtcaaaaagtaattttttttttctggaaagtCATTTCTTGATGGTTATGTGGTATTTTTTTAGACAGCTGGACCTGGaattaccttttaatttttattaaatactgttttttctgaagtaatattttatgattttatatttttgtatgaacATAACCTGTTCAAGGTATATACCTGACTGAcatatgttatttataaaaaaaacatttaaagtttcttaaaccttgaagtagaaaaaaacaagatacataataaagaaaataactcatatataatgtaaattgttttatacattttttttgtttattttacattttccttgtttaattttcaatactaaaattttaaagaacttttttttttaaataggactTTCATATCTAAATGGTGAAGTTTAATATAAAGAGTTTCCAATGGCTTTCTTCTCAAACTATACTccaaaatatgatatttatttaatttctgtggTGTGAGGATTGTCCCTGATGCTAATTCAGATTTTGACCTAGTTCATTTTTcttactcaaaaataaactttcaatctCAAATTTGCAGTTCTATGTGTAACAAAGATgctaaatacatattaaaaacatgattttggaATATTCTTTACTTGTTTAGacttaatatatttgaataaaatctttGTGTGCTTTAAAATCGtacatttgcttttttttttttgtcagcatATTAATcactaaaaaagtaaatgtctatgaaatcagttttttttgtttgtaattatttcatatttctacAAGATTAAGAGAAATTATATAACACttccattatatttaaaaataattttaatagcataagttaaaatttgagattaattttaaatttttacacagcTCCTCAAAGATAAACTGTTAATACAATAGTCCCttgtaaaacaataacaaaaatggttaaaaaaaacactttattctaatttaaaaagctaccgagatatcaatatttaaagtttgtatCCAATATTAGTGTGATATTGGCTTGCATCATTTGTGATATTTACTTTCTTACAGTtctatttttaatcaagaaaagtttattgcacgtactttaatatttaattattttttattcgctaTGTCAGTGCAATTTGAACAATcaccaaatattaattaatagtgCAGTAcggaacccgttatccggaaatcagaaaaccggaacgaatttcaataaattttcccgccattttttaaaaaaaaaaatttttttcctcataagattttaagatttttcgttcttttttgaaagatgtttaccttaccatcattttgaaaataatcattagtgtattacttcatcgtttcttcttctttttaaaattatttccaaatattattttttttagttgggtttaacaataaaaaaaacggctttttgtagcgattctgaaaaccggaaaaatcagttatccggaatagcgatggtcccgatcgttccggataatcggttccctagtGTATTAAAACTATACGCAGTTTTAACATCGATACTGTAGAAATAAGTGTCTTACTGACTATTGAAAGAGATATATATGTACCGGAGAAATTTACTTAATTgtagtaaattttgactatgaGTTGGCCGCGAAAAATATCACGGCAAGTCATGCTAAATGCAGTTAACctatacgaattctgcaccagGCTCTCacggaccacagtgctgatgtgaaatatcctcagtggtagacggattatgggttagagttaccttgccgtcagactaaccgtagaaggttttcttctccatataacacaaatgcgggttagtttcatcaaaaaatttacgttttttacatacgtttttttaaatataattagagataatagtttttagaaataatgttagAAGTGCTAATCATCTACAATAAGTGTTCTaatgaaaattaactaaaaaaatcactcataagaagagtaaaaaaagatttaaaaaataaaatattttacttataaatgtatcatgtatttaaaaactagACTTTTGAGattacacacatatatattaagaattcactttaaaaaaaacaaataatgttttaaaaataaataccacttataaaaaataattaaatattttaaaaaatcaataagatttttgaaaaaattttttaaagggataaatgttatttaaaataagaattctttttaaaaagaatacgtatgctttttaaaacaagaaattcttataaaaatgcttttaaaaacaaactaactaacatttatttttaaaatatgcataaaatttttgattgttgaaaatataattttgctagtTCTTGCTGTTTCAAACATCCTAAGTGTATAATCTTgttatctctttttttctaaaaacgttCCACAGTTCTAAGTTGAAtgatttataactaaaaatttgttgaaaagaaCTTCTAGAAGAAATGTACCTCTCGAATATGAAGATGTTCTTGCAGAGAAACGTGGACCGCTCCCTAGTATACCCATAATTAGAAAAGGAAGGTTGTATGAGAgtgtatttttcttataaattcagAACTATTTGTGTTAGAACCTAAAATTTAGAGAAGGGGTGTTATGCGGGATGTTAGGGGTGTTCCAACACTGAAGGAGTGAGCGGGAAATAAGGTGGATACGGGAGACAAATACCCATACTTGAAGAATTCATACTTTTGCGGGTTACCCCATTTTCTTACTCCTTGCGAAAAAATTAGCATGAATTGAGAACGGACCCTAAGAGGTAACTTTATAAAGTGCATAAATAATTGTCGACGTTTTGATTACCTATCACAAAGGAATAGAGTTCCTAGTCtattgttgtagttgtagttcatttacgtggcactagagctgcataatgcGATATTGacgacggtttgggaaacatcgctgaggatgatccgaagacatgccatcacaattttggtcCTCTGCataggggatggcacccccgcttcggtagcccgacgacctgcacgcgaagtcgagcactttacggtagaacagtttaacgaggaccaataccgcacaccctctgtccctatgcagactaatccaagtggccacccacccgcacactgacctcagccagtgatgcttgacttcggtgatctgctgggaaccgtgtcttaacgatcagtccactgcgggacgagtTCCTAGTCTAAGTTAGAGAGTTGTGACATTAAGGTAGCATTTTCTAAAACGAAACAAACATTTCCTATGGAGATAAtggttacttattttttattagtacgGCAtaatttgcaggcttgtgtgctcaattaaggcttataaacctttgtcaagtaggAGGgcatatggatggtgttttctacactagggagcgCTGCAAGCTCGGAACTGCCtgaatttccgggttactgcttcagttctattttaaagccattggcatcattgtgttttgagattcttgcaagcaatgtatttgattacttattacttgtgtttacaatgctaacaatacttgtgtttacaataccaaaagtgttaacactaacgtaagatggtgcacagcttgcaacacgaCCAAACAGTattaaacaaatggaaagaggccaaatcaagactgccaaaaaaagcgagttattcaaaatccagcaaccatgtcaccttttttaataataaataacaaaataactagaacaaattttcactccaaactccttagaattatataataacattaatatcttatgaaatacggcagatttgagctcagaaattatataatttatttcttttattgaaaacaaaattattcgtTTGAAAACATCacctatcagaataacatgtagtaagcagctgcaaactttttaaccggaactagagtaggtgccgagctcgagattgttattgtttacatttctattgaaaacaccatccatagaaCAATATAGAGAAAGATAAAGATACATCCAGGGTAACAGCGGAATCCGAACCCGCTACACACACCATTTGGTGGGCAATACTGCTCGGCCAGGGAGGCTGCAGAGATAATGATCTGATTCTGTCCGGATCAtggaatcttaaaattaaaagtatatattcttttttcttgcttttaaaatcAAGCGTTCCACAGTGGAATGAtggtaaagacacggttcccaacagatcaccgaagtcaagcatcactggctgcggtcagtgtgcgggtgggtgaccactttgataaGCCTGcctagggaccgagggtgtaccGTATCGGTTCGcgttaaagtgctcgacttcgcacgcagatcgtcgggctaccaaagcagatGAGCcatcatcccctctgcagaggatcgaaattgcgaTAGCATGGCTTTgaatcatcctcagagatgtttcccagaccgtcgccaatagcccattgtgaagctctagtgcgacgtaaataaaatacctacctacctttaaaattaatcttaactaTTCTAAGTATAAGTAACTATCACTACCTTCTCTCTGATCTAAATTATGGTTGTGTAGTGTGTGCATGCTCCGATACATCATTAAAGATGAGTTGCTAAAATATCACCAGCAGTAGCTCTAGTTAGAGTTGCAAATGACtcaagaattttgaatttttgagaaattttcagttaaattttaaacaaaatctccagtttttttattttaatgatgatgAATATGAAAAGAAGGATACTAAAGATTAAAGGCAGTCTATTTTAGCTcatattgtgtttttatttttattaaaagaaacaaaatttaaaaaaaatattaactagagTTTGGTCAagatgaaagattttaaaacttttaaatatatcgGATTACTAGTTGTCTTCAGGTCCcatagtggactgatcgttaagagtcaaccatcactggctgctgtcagtgtgcgggtgggtgaccacttggatcagtctgcgtaaggaccgagggtgtgcggtattggtcctcgttaaactgttctaccgtaaagtgttcgacttcgcgtgtaggtggtcgggctaccgaagcggaggtgccatcccctctgaataggatcaaaattgtgatggcatgtcttcgattTATCCTCAggtatgtttcccagactgtcgcccaTGTCCAAGACCACGTGGGTTCGACCCGAcggccgaaaactccccgtgtagtaaatggtgactgatgcacgttaaatctgtcgagtcgcaaagtccatgttcccacaacaaatcaaaatctctgggggtactgatccaggagtttccttgtgttctagattggttcaaaattacaaggttacggagttgaacattagtagttgtaaacccataaaattgggtcggctgttcaacgacggttataaaatagccccttgtgcagctctagtgcgacgtaaataaactacaacaacaacagttGTCTTTGGCTTTTGGTTATCGGTTGGTCGCCCTACATAAACTCACCGTTTCATGGTTTTAtatcagggatggcgaaccaatggcacgcgtgccatttatgacACCCGAcgcaatattttgggcacgcca includes:
- the LOC107447149 gene encoding zinc finger protein OZF — encoded protein: MCEVYNTDECNLNEPECNLNEQECNLNEQSLVPSGERPYVCSVCNRSFNWKSNLNQHYSVHSDEKPYSCNVCDKRFSQKYYLTKHSLVHKAEKPYSCAVCDKKFLRTDSLHAHSRIHTGERPYSCKVCNKAFTMKSYLNEHSLIHTGEKPYSCSVCVRSFSRKSDLNRHSLVHIGEKIYSCSVCNKSFTHKRGLNKHYVVHTGEKPYSCNFCDKTFSQKTNLNLHYPVHSGERPHSCSVCGKSFAHKRSLNKHYVVHTGEKPYSCNVCDKSFTQKANLDKHHRVHIGEKPFSCSVCGKFFTQKSNLDRHSLVHTEKDFIHSVGNV